In the genome of Candidatus Aminicenantes bacterium, the window GCGTACTCGTACAGCTTCTCGAAATAATCGGAGGCGTAAAAGAGGCGGTCGCTCCAGTCGAATCCCAGCCAGCGCACGTCGGCCATGATCGAATCGACGTACTCCACATCTTCTTTGCCGGGGTTGGTGTCGTCGAAACGCAGGTTGCACAACCCCTGGTAATCGGCGGCCAGGCCGAAATTCAGGCAGATCGACTTGGCGTGGCCGATGTGCAGATAGCCGTTGGGCTCGGGCGGAAAGCGGGTGTGGACGCGGCCGTTGTTCTTGCCGGCCTTGATGTCGTTTTCGATGATATTGCGGATGAAATTCAGACCCGGGGTAAAATCGTCAGCTCCCATGTTGACCTCGTGGCCGCCGGCCCATGAGCTCAGCCCTTGCTGCCGGCGGCGATATATTCCTGGGCGCGGCCGAGCCGGCGCAGGACCGTTTCCTTGCCCAGCGTTTCCAGCATCTCGAACAAACCGGGGCCGAAGCTGACGCCGCTGACCGCCAGCCGCGTCGGGTGGATCAGCTTGCCGACCGGCAGCCCGGCGTCGGCGGCGATGCGACGGTACAGCGCCTCGAGCCTCGCACCGTCGAACGGCTCGATGACGGCCAGGGCGGCGCTCAACGCTTTCAGCACGGCCTCAGTTTCCGGCTTGAAGTGCTTGCGGACCGCCGACTCCTCGTAGGCGACGGGGTCGGCAAAGAAGTAGCGCGAACTATCGGCGATCTCGGCAACCTTCTTGCTGCGCTCCTTGAACAGGACGATCACTTTTTTCAGATAGGCCTCATCAGCGAGGCTTTCCTCCGTCAGCGCCATCTTTTCCCAAAGGGCGCACAGTTCGGGCAGCAGCGACTCGGCGCTCCGTTTCTGCAGGTAGACGCCGTTCATCCACTCCAGTTTGGTCTCGTCGAAAACGGCCGCCTTGGCCTGCACGCGCTCCAGGCTGAAGGCGGCGATCATCTCCTCCAGGCTCATCAGCTCGCGGTCGTCGCCCGGCGCCCAGCCCAGCAGGGCGAGAAAATTCCGCAGCGCCTCGCTCAGGAAGCCGGCGCGCTGGTAGTCGAGGACCGAGGCGGCGCCGCGGCGCTTGGAGAGCTTGCCGCCGTCGGGGGCCAGGATCACCGGCATGTGGGCGAAGACGGGGGGCGTCCACTCGAACGCCTCGTAGATCAGAATGTGCTTGGGAGTGGAGGCGATCCACTCGTCGCCGCGC includes:
- the gltX gene encoding glutamate--tRNA ligase codes for the protein MANSEKLPAPVVRFAPSPTGYLHVGGARTALFNFLFARHHQGTFILRIEDTDQKRYQPEALAEIFASLRWLGLNWDEGPEAGGPSGPYFQSQRTAIYRVHAEKLLAAGRAYRCFCTEERLGQLRAEQEKARMAHGSGYDRHCRALSAGQVQQRLAAGEAHVVRLKIPDNRSVAFRDLIRGDIAYDSAQLDDLVLLKSDGFPTYHLANVVDDHLMNISHVLRGDEWIASTPKHILIYEAFEWTPPVFAHMPVILAPDGGKLSKRRGAASVLDYQRAGFLSEALRNFLALLGWAPGDDRELMSLEEMIAAFSLERVQAKAAVFDETKLEWMNGVYLQKRSAESLLPELCALWEKMALTEESLADEAYLKKVIVLFKERSKKVAEIADSSRYFFADPVAYEESAVRKHFKPETEAVLKALSAALAVIEPFDGARLEALYRRIAADAGLPVGKLIHPTRLAVSGVSFGPGLFEMLETLGKETVLRRLGRAQEYIAAGSKG